The following are encoded together in the Triticum dicoccoides isolate Atlit2015 ecotype Zavitan chromosome 6B, WEW_v2.0, whole genome shotgun sequence genome:
- the LOC119324038 gene encoding cytochrome P450 86A2-like, with amino-acid sequence MEVGTWAVVVSAVAAYMAWFWRMSRGLRGPRVWPVLGSLPGLVQHAEDMHEWIAGNLRRAGGTYQTCIFAVPGVARRGGLVTVTCDPRNLEHVLKARFDNYPKGPFWHGVFQDLLGDGIFNSDGDTWLAQRKTAALEFTTRTLRTAMSRWVSRSIHGRLLPILADAAKGKAHVDLQDLLLRLTFDNICGLAFGKDPETLAQGLPENEFASAFDRATEATLNRFIFPECLWRCKKWLSLGMETTLTSSMAHVDQYLAAVIKKRKLELAAGNGKCDTAATHDDLLSRFMRKGSYSDESLQHVALNFILAGRDTSSVALSWFFWLVSTHPAVERKIVRELCSVLAASRGAHDPALWLAEPFTFEELDRLVYLKAALSETLRLYPSVPEDSKHVVADDYLPDGTFVPAGSSVTYSIYSAGRMKAVWGEDCLEFRPERWLSADGTKFEQHDSYKFVAFNAGPRVCLGKDLAYLQMKNIAGSVLLRHRLSVAPGHRVEQKMSLTLFMKDGLRMEVRPRDLAPILDEPCGLDAGAATAAAASATAPCA; translated from the coding sequence ATGGAGGTGGGGACGTGGGCGGTGGTGGTGTCGGCGGTGGCCGCGTACATGGCGTGGTTCTGGCGGATGTCGCGCGGGCTGCGCGGGCCGCGGGTGTGGCCCGTGCTCGGCAGCCTGCCCGGCCTGGTGCAGCACGCCGAGGACATGCACGAGTGGATCGCCGGCAACCTGCGCCGCGCGGGCGGCACGTACCAGACCTGCATCTTCGCCGTGCCCGGGGtggcgcgccgcggcggcctggtcaCCGTCACCTGCGACCCGCGCAACCTGGAGCACGTCCTGAAGGCGCGCTTCGACAACTACCCCAAGGGCCCCTTCTGGCACGGCGTCTTCCAGGACCTgctcggcgacggcatcttcaactCCGACGGCGACACCTGGCTCGCGCAGCGCAAGACGGCCGCGCTCGAGTTCACCACTCGCACGCTCCGCACGGCCATGTCCCGCTGGGTCTCGCGCTCCATCCACGGCCGCCTCCTGCCCATCCTGGCCGACGCGGCCAAGGGCAAGGCGCACGTGGATCTCCAggacctcctcctccgcctcacctTCGACAACATCTGCGGCCTGGCGTTCGGCAAGGACCCCGAGACGCTCGCGCAGGGCCTGCCGGAGAACGAGTTCGCCTCCGCGTTCGACCGCGCCACCGAGGCCACGCTCAACCGGTTCATCTTCCCGGAGTGCCTTTGGCGCTGCAAGAAGTGGCTGAGCCTCGGCATGGAGACCACGCTGACCAGCAGCATGGCGCACGTTGACCAGTACCTCGCCGCCGTCATCAAGAAGCGCAAGctcgagctcgccgccggcaacggCAAGTGCGAcacggcggcgacgcacgacgacctGCTCTCCCGGTTCATGCGGAAGGGGTCCTACTCGGACGAGTCGCTGCAGCACGTGGCGCTCAACTTCATCCTCGCCGGCCGCGACACCTCCTCCGTGGCGCTCTCCTGGTTCTTCTGGCTCGTGTCCACTCACCCTGCGGTGGAGCGCAAGATCGTGCGCGAGCTCTGCTCCGTTCTCGCCGCGTCACGGGGCGCCCACGACCCGGCATTGTGGCTGGCGGAGCCCTTCACTTTCGAGGAGCTCGACCGCCTGGTCTACCTCAAGGCGGCGCTGTCGGAGACCCTCCGCCTCTACCCCTCAGTCCCCGAGGACTCCAAGCACGTCGTCGCGGACGACTACCTCCCCGACGGCACGTTCGTGCCGGCCGGGTCGTCGGTCACCTACTCCATATACTCCGCGGGGCGCATGAAGGCGGTGTGGGGGGAGGACTGCCTCGAGTTCCGGCCGGAGCGATGGCTGTCGGCCGACGGCACCAAGTTCGAGCAGCACGACTCGTACAAGTTCGTGGCGTTCAACGCCGGGCCGAGGGTATGCCTGGGCAAGGACCTAGCCTACCTGCAGATGAAGAACATCGCCGGGAGCGTGCTCCTCCGGCACCGCCTGAGCGTGGCGCCGGGCCACCGCGTGGAGCAGAAGATGTCGCTCACGCTCTTCATGAAGGACGGGCTACGGATGGAGGTACGTCCACGCGACCTCGCCCCCATCCTCGACGAGCCCTGCGGCCTGGACgccggcgccgccaccgccgccgcagcaaGTGCCACAGCGCCGTGCGCGTAG